A stretch of DNA from Hydrogenophaga sp. SL48:
AAAGCCGTGTGACCCATAGCAGCATCAGAGGTGCAATCAACCAGAGCAACTCGGGCGTGCGATAAAGCTCCGTCACCTCGGGGCTGTGGATGTACAGCGCGAGCACCAGAACAGAGAGATAACCGCTGGCCGCGCCCAGGCCTTGGAGCATCATGGTGTCTTCGGTGGCATATTCGCGGCCGCGCAGCTTGCCCAGCACTTTGCCAATGATCTGCTCCTCCTTTCGCACTTCCACCAACTCTGCCACCCGCTTGACCATGGCCAGCGAAAGAAAGATGAACATTGAAAAGGCCAGCAACCAGAATGACAGGCTAATGCTCGCAGCAAACGCGCCTGCGATGATCCGCAAGGTGTAAAGACCGGCCAGAACGATCACGTCCAGACTGGCAACGCGCTTCAGCCGCAGGGAATACAGAAGAGTGACGACCAGGTAAGCAACCAACGCAACCTGAAAGCCACCAGGCAACAGCAAGGAAAGGCCCAGCCCTGTCAGCAACAGCAGCGATGCCGCCGCAATGCCCGCACGAATATCAATGGCCCCTGCCGCAAAAGGGCGGTTGCGCTTCTTGTGGTGGTGCCTGTCGGCATCAAGATCAAGCAGGTCGTTGATGATGTAAGTGGCCGAAGCACAGGCTCCGAAACAAACAAACGCCAGCGCTGCGGCAGCGAGCGCTTCCCAGTTCAGCACTTCATGGGCGGTCATGACCGGAACGAACAAGAGGAGGTTCTTGAGCCATTGCTGTAGCCTGATCGCCCGCAGCCAGGTTCGCCAGTCCGTGGGAGGCTGCGGGATGTCCCGATGTGGTATGCCCATTGCAGCCACCTCACGGACAACTGACCGAGGGGCGTTGACTGTCACGGCGCCCCCCGCCCTGACCCAGACAGCAATGTCCACCCTTCCGTTGGCAACATACTCGAAGCGACCCGCCCCGAACTGGCGCTCCAGCAACACCGCTTTCTGTCCCCCGATCAGGTTGCAGTCAGGCGTGGACCCCAACACGTCATCAAACAAGCCAACGTGATCTGCGACCTTTTTCGCCAGCCCGATGTGGCTACCCGTGACGAGGAGCACACGGCGACCATCCTGCCTTGCTTGCCTGATCAGTTCAATGACCTCTGACCGGTACGGCAACACCGCAACATCCGGCTGGGCATGCTTGGCCAGTTGGGCCTTCATGTGGCTCCGGCCCTTCAGCATCCACCAGGGAAGCAGCAGGACCAACCAGGGACGCCCCTTCACAGCAGCGAGAAGTGACTCAAACGTCAGATCTGAACGAATCAATGTTCCGTCCAGATCAACGCATAAAGCGGTTGCAGCCCGCCCACAATCAGATTCTCGTTCCATAGGAGAAGTATATTAGTGGCTTGCGAAGACTCCCCCTACAAACGGATGACAAACTCGTGACCCGATCGACAGTCCTGCTGATTCTGGCGAATGTGGCCATGACTTCGCTTGCCCAGATCATTCTCAAGTTTGGGATGAGTTCTCCGGAGGTGGCTCGTGCGCTCTCCGGTGGAATTCGACTGTCTGGTGTAGCGAGCGCGCTCTTCCACCCGTGGGTGATTTCAGGCCTTGTGCTGTATTTCGCTGCAGCCTTGGTCTGGTTGCTCGTCCTCTCTAAAGTCGACGTGAGTCTGGCTTATCCGTTTGTAGGTTTGGGCTTTGTGATCACCATGGCTCTTGCCTGGGCCTTCTTGGGCGAAGCGGTCACAGCCACTCGGGTGACGGGAACGCTTTTGATTGCAGCGGGGGTCGCACTGCTGGCAATGCACTAGTGAATTTATTGGGTTGATCCACTTTCGTGGTTGGGGCGGCACCCAGGGTTTTGCAGCCCATACACCGATCTCGAATGCACCTTTCGATGCAGGATGCCCGAGTGAACCAAAGCGCAGTCACAGACAGGCGCCGCAAAGAGCACATCCTCTTTTTTCAACAATCCACAGCGAGTCAAAGCCATCTCCCAAGATTTGTTCGACCAGGACACCGATTGAGACTGTTTGAGCGCCGGATCAACAGATGAACCGATTTCTCGTGCGGCGACAAGCGCTCGCCTGGAGGTTGTATCGAAATGGGTGATTCCGACACCCCCCGGCCATATCGGCGGCAATAACCAGCAGACAGAACATGTACGAATCCTTTTACGAATTGAAAGAAAAGCCTTTCTCCATTCAGCCGGACCCCACCTTCCTTTACATGGGGAAGCGTCACTCGCTCGCCTACACCATGCTGGAGTATGCGATCCTTAACCGGGCGGGATTCACGGTGATTTGTGGCGATATCGGTTGTGGCAAAACCACGCTGATTCGCCGCCTGCTCGACGAACTGGGAGATGAGGTCAAAGTGGGGCTGGTGACCAATACACACCCCGACCTGGCCGATCTGACCGAGTGGATCATGCTGTCCTTTGGCCTGCCCTACGAGGGGCTTTCGCCCATCGCCCGATACGATGCGTTCCAGCGCTTCCTGATCAGCGAATATGCAAAGAACCACCGGGTGGTGCTCATCGTTGACGAGGCTCAAAACCTCAGCCCCGCCGCCATGGAGTCGCTGCGCATGCTCTCCAATATCAATGCCGACAAGGATCAGCTGCTGCAGATGGTGCTCGTCGGCCAACCCCAGCTGCGCGATCTGCTCAGGCGCCCGGAAATGCAACAGTTCGCCCAGCGGGTAGCGGCCGATTTCTATATTTCCCCACTGAATTCGGTGGAGGTCGGGGACTACATCCAGCATCGGCTGAAAGTGGCGGGACGGGATCGTCAGCTGTTCACGCCATACGCCACGGCCAAGATCGCCCGGGCAGCCCATGGCATTCCCCGCAGCATCAACATTCTTTGCGATATGGCCCTTGTCTACGGGTATGCCGCTGAAGCCCCTCTGATCGACGTTCACGTGGTCGATGAAGTGCTGCGCGACCGCAGTGAGTTCGGTGTACTCGGTGACACCAATTTCAACATCGTCCAACCCGGGGACAGCCAGTGGGGAGACAACCCCGTTTCCAAACCATTCGATCCCCCAAAAGTGTGACGTTACCCACGTCTGGTAACAAATTGTTGAGTCATAATGGTTTACCCGATGGGAGTAAGACCGGGTGTCCATACCTGAGAGATCTGTGTGACCACGCCTTCAGCCGCTTCGAACGACATTGCCATTGTCGGCATGGCAGCGCACCTGCCAGGTGCCGCCAACCCGACGGCCTATTGGTCCAACCTGCGCCAGGGGCTCGAGTCCATCCGGCGATTGACCGAGACCGAATTGCTGGCAGCTGGCGAAAGCCCGGAACGCATGCGGCACCGCAACTATGTGCCAGCGGCGGCGGTGCTTGACGGGTTTGAGCAGTTCGACGCCGATTTCTTCGGTTTCAGCCCCAAGGAAGCGGCCATCATGGACCCGCAGCACCGCCAGTTTCTGGAGGTGGCCTGGGAGGCTCTGGAAAACGCCGGGCACCCGCCCGAGACCTTTGCCGGCCCGATCGCGGTCTACGCCGGTTGCGGCATGGGCAGCTATTTCTACTTCAACATCTGCTCCAACCCCGACCTGGTGGCCAGCACGGGCATGTTCCTGCTGCGCCACACCGGCAACGACAAGGACTTCCTGTCCACCCGGGTGAGCCACATCTTTGACCTCAGAGGCCCGAGCGTCAACATCCAGACGGCCTGCTCGACCTCATTGGTGGCGGTGCACCATGCCTGCCAGTCCTTGCTGCTTGGCGAGTGCGACATGGCCCTCGCCGGCGGGGTGACGATCGAACTGCCCCATGCCCGCGGCTACATCTTCCAGGAGGGCGAAATTCTCTCGCCTGACGGACATTGCCACGCCTTCGACCACCGGGCCCAGGGCACCGTGTTCGGCTCTGGCGCGGGTGTGGTGGTGCTGCGCCGCCTGGAAGACGCTCTCAAGGACGGTGATCACATCTGGGCCGTGATCAAGGGAACGGCCGTCAACAACGACGGTGCGGCCAAGGCCGGCTATCTGGCCCCGAGCGTGGATGGTCAGGCCAAGGCGATTGCGGAGGCACAGGCCGTGGCCAGCGTGAGCGCCGACACCATCGACTACGTCGAATGCCACGGGACCGGCACCTACCTGGGCGACCCCATCGAGGTGGCCGCGCTGACGCAGGCCTTCCGCGAGACCACGCCGGACACCGGTTTCTGCCGGATCGGTTCGGTCAAGACCAACATCGGCCACACCGACACCGCCGCAGGCGTGGCCAGCCTGATCAAGGTCGCGCTGGCACTCAAGCACCGGGAGATTCCGCCGAGCCTGGGTTATGAACAGCCCAACCCGTCGATCGACTTTGACACCAGCCCTTTCCAGGTCAACCACACCCTGAGCCCATGGGTTTCGCACAAGGGGCCACGCCGCGCCGGGGTGAACTCCCTGGGCGTGGGCGGCACCAATGCGCACGCGGTGCTGGAAGAAGCCCCTGCCCGAGAGGCTTCCGATCCGTCCGACTGGCCATTCCAGCTGCTCGTGGTGTCGGGCCGCTCACGGGCGGCGCTCGACGCCAACGCCAAGGCCTTGGCCGCCCACCTGCGAGCCCACCCCGAACAGCCCTTGGCCGACGTGGCCTACACGCTCAAGCAAGGGCGCCGGGCCTTTGAGCACCGGCGCGTGCTGGTGGCGGAGAGCCATGAAGAGGCCGCCACCTTGCTCGAAGGCAGCGACACCCGCCGCGTGTTCAACCACAGCCACCTGGACGATCCCGAAGTGGTGTTCCTGTTCCCGGGCGGGGGTGCGCAATATGCCGGCATGGCGCGTGAACTCTATGCCACCGAGCCCGTGTTCCAGGACTGGATGGACCGCGGGCTGGACGTGCTGCAGAAACGACTGGATTACGACATCCGGGCCTTGTGGTTGCCGGAGCCTGAGCAGCATGCCGCAGCGGTCGAAAAACTCAGACGGCCTTCGGTTCAGCTGCCACTGATCATGATCGTGGAACACGCGCTGGCGCAGCTGTGGATGTCATGGGGGGTCAAGCCCGCTGCCCTGCTGGGTCACAGCATGGGCGAGAACACCGCCGCCTGCCTGGCGGGCGTGATGTCGTTCGAGGACTGCATCGGCCTGGTGCTGTTGCGCGGGCAACTCTTCGACACCGTGCCACGGGGAGGCATGCTCAGCGTGCCCCTGTCAGCGGATGAGGTGCGCGGCCTGCTGGGCCAGGAACTGGACATGGCCAGCGTGAACGCACCCGAGCTGTGCGTGGTGTCCGGGCCGCAGGATGCGCTGGACCGGCTGGAGGCTCAGTTGCGCGAACGCGAGATCGAGCCGCAACGGGTCCAGATCGACATCGCTGCGCATTCGCGCATGCTGGAACCGATCCTGGGCCGTTTCGAGGCCTACCTGCGCAGCATCCGCCTGAGCGCACCCAAGCTCCCCATCATTTCCAACCGCGACGGGCAGCCGCTGAGCGCTGCCGACGCCACCGATCCGATGTACTGGGTGCGGCACCTGCGCAGCACGGTGCATTTTGCCGATGGCCTGGCCACGCTGAAGAAGGAGAGCCACCGGGTGTACCTGGAGGTGGGCCCGGGCAAGGCGCTGGGTTCCCTGACACAGGCCAACGGCGTTCCTGCCTCGCAAGTGATCAACTCGCTGCGCCACGCCGACCATGCGGTGGCCGACGACGTGTGGTTCCTGGGCACATTGGGCCGGCTGTGGGCCACGGGCGTCCAGGTGGACTGGGAACCCATCTGGGGCGAAGCGCGCCGGCACCGCGTGCCCTTGCCCACGTATGCCTTTCAGCGCAAGCCCTACTTCATCGAGCCAGGCACGGCCCGCTCAGCGCCGGAGGCGGCGCCCCAGCTCGTGCGCACCGACGACATCAGCGCATGGGGTTACCAGCCGCGCTGGCGCCCTCGCCAGGCCAACATCGAGATCGATGTCACCCAGGACCTGGCCAGCACCGAACCACAAACCTGGCTGGTGTTTGCCGATGAGGCCGGCCTCAGTGACAAGCTGGTCGAACGCCTGCGCAGCGCTTCACACCGGGTCACGGTGGTGCGCTCGGGCGACCTGTTTGCGCGGTTGAACGAGTTCGAGTACCTGCTGGCACCGGAGCGAGGACGCGAAGGCTACGACGAACTGTTGCGCGATCTTGTCGCCACGGGCAACACGCCGCAGCAGATCGTGCACGCCTGGCTGGTCACGCAGGAGGAGCGCTTTCGCCCTGGCAGCAGCTTCTTTCACCGCAACCTGGAGCAGGGCTTTTTCAGCCTGCTCTTCCTGGCGCAGGCCATGGCCGGCGAAAACCTGCCCAAGCCCCAGCACCTGACCGTGTTGAGCTCCGGGGCCGTGCGGGTGCGCGACGAAGCCCTGCCCTACCCCGAAAAAGCCACGCTCATGGGCCCGGCCCGGGTGGCTCCGCGCGAACTGCCCGGCCTGACCTGTTCGGTGCTCGATGTGGTGCTGCCTGCCGTGGACAAGGGCTGGCGTGCCAGACCGGATGTGAATGCATTGAACGGTCTGGCCGACCGAGTGCTGGAAGACCTGTTTGCTGCACCCGACAACCGCGTGGCCGCCTTGCGGGCCGACAAGCGCTTCGAGCTGGGCTTTGCCCCTCTGCCCCTGGCGCCCACCGAAGGGCTCGCAGGGATCTCGCCAGGCTGCGTCTGCCTGGTCACCGGCGGCCTGGGTGGCATTGGCCTGACGCTGGCCGAGCGGTTGGCGCGAGAAAAACAGACCCGACTGGTGCTGATCGCACGCCAGGCCTTGCCCGGGTCCGACACCTGGGACGCGCGGCTGCGCAGCGGCGACCCGCTGGACCCGGTGGTGCAGCGCATCCTGGCGGTGCGCCGCTTGGAGAGCCTGGGAGCCGAGGTGCTGGTGGTTGCCGCCGACGTGTGCAACGTCAAGGACATGCGGGCGGCCGCCGATCAGGCGAAGCAGCGCTTCGGACGCATCGAGGTGGTGATCCACGCTGCCGGTGTGGTCGATGACGGCCCGCTGATGACCAAGACCTCGGGCGGCGTGGAAGAGGTGTTTGCGCCCAAGGTGCACGGGGTGCAAATCCTTCACGACCTGTTCCCCGACGGCAGCATCGACCGGCTGGTCCTGTTCTCCTCGACCAGCACGGTGACCGCACCGGCGGGTCAGGTCGACTATGTGGCCGCCAACGAATACCTCAATGCCTATGCCCGAAGCCGCGCGGGGGGACGAACCCAGGTGCTGGCGATCGACTGGGGCATCTGGAACGAGGTGGGCATGGCCGCGAAAGCGATGGCCAGCCGCCTGGGCGAAGCGGCACCGCTCCCCCGCCACCCGGCCGGCAGCCCGCTGCTGGACGAGGCCACCTTCGACGCCACCGGCCACCGGATGTTCACCGCCACCTGGCAAACCGAAGGCCGCTGGATTCTCGACGGCCACCGCACCAAGGCCGGACAGGCCTTGCTGCCCGGCACCGGTTACCTCGAACTGGCCGCCGAGGCCCTGCGCGGCAACGGCGAAACAGGGCCGTTCTCGATCAAGGACCTTTACTTCTTCCGCCCCCTGGAGGTCCACGACGGTCAGACCCGCGACGTGCGCGTGAAGCTGGCGCGCAGCGACGAAGGTTATGCCCTGGAGGTGCGCAGTGACGTGCTGTTTGAAGGCCGCAAGGGCTTCCAGCTCAACGCACAGGCCACGCTGGTCCCCGGTGCACTGCCCGGCGCCGGACGGGTGGACACTGCCGCGCTGCAGGCCCGCTGCCCGCATCACCGTGCCGAGGACGCCGATGGGCTGCGCTCGCCTCAAGAGGAACACCTGAACTTCGGCCCACGCTGGCGGGTGTTGCAGTCGGTGGCCTACGGGGAGGGCGAAGGCATCGCCCGCCTGAAACTGCCACCGGCTTTCGACAACGACCTTGCGGAGGGTTACCTCCTGCACCCGGCGCTGCTGGACCTGGCCACCGGCTGGGCCATGCACCTGATCGATGGCTACAAACCCGACCACCTGTGGGTGCCGGTGTCGTACCGGTCGGTGAACGTGCACCGGCCCTTGCCGGGCACCGTGTGGAGCTGGGTCCGCAACGCGCAGGACAACCGCTCCGACGCACCGTTCGCGGTCTTTGACGTGACGCTGTGTGACGCGCAGGGCGAGGTCTGCGTGGAGGTGCAAGGCTTCTCGATCAAGCGCCTGGAAGAAGGCGGCTTTTTGGCCTCGGGCAGCCGGCTCGATGCGCGCGAACTGGTGTTCGAGGACACGGGCGGAGCCGGAGCGCACACCAAGCTGTCCCCGGCCGAAGAGCAACTCCAGTACAGCATGTCGCAAGGCATCCTCCCGCACGAAGGCGCAGACGCGTTCGGGCGCGCGCTGGCCACCGGTCTGCCGCAGGTGGTCATTTCCTCGATGAACCTGGACGCGCTGGTGCGAAAGGCGGGCGAGGTCGCCGCGAACGACGCAGGCTCCGGACAGAAGTTCCAGCGCCCCGACCTCGACAGCGACTATGTGGCGCCAGGCAACGATGTGGAGCGCACGCTGGTGGGCTTCTGGGAAGAGCTGCTCGGCGTCGATCAGGTGGGCGTGCAGGACAGCTTTTTTGATCTCGGCGGGCACTCGCTGATCGCGGTGCGCCTGTTCGCGATGATCAAGAAGGCCTACCGGGTCGAGTTCCCGATCTCTGTGTTGTTTGAAGCGCCGACCATCGCGCTGTGCGCGGCGATGATCCGGGAGCAGATCGGCGACAGTGGTTCAGAGGACGCGGCGCCTTCCGCCGGGAGCGGCGGCGCAGCACCGCAAGCCCGGCGCCGCTTCGTCCACTTGGTCCCCATGCACGACGGTGAAGGCGGTGAGCGCACGCCCTTCTTCCTGGTGGCGGGCATGTTCGGCAACGTGCTGAACCTGCGGCACCTGGCCCGCTTGCTGGGCGCCGACCGGCCTTTCTACGGCCTGCAGGCTCGTGGCCTCTACGGAGACCAGGCGCCCCACGAGACGTTTGAGGAAGCGGCGGCCGACTACATCGCTGAAATGCGCCAGGTCCAACCGAACGGCCCCTACCTGCTGGGTGGTTTCTCGGGCGGAGGCATCACGGCCTTTGAGATCGCCCGTCAGCTGGAGTCCGCCGGTGAGAAAGTCAGCCTGCTGGTGCTTCTGGACACGCCGCTGCCTGTGAGTCCATCGATCAACCGCGTCGACAAGACCATCATCAAGTTGGCGGAATTGCGCAAGAAGGGCGCAGGTTTCTTGTGGACATGGGCGCTTGGACGCGTCCGGTGGGAGCTCAACCGGTTTCGCAACAGAAATGTGCCGCCCATCCAGCCCCGGACCAACCAGCTGAACAACGAAGCGATCCAGGCGGCCTTCCTGGCCGCCCTTCCCCGCTACAAATTGCACGTCTGGAACGGGTCTGCGGTGCTGTTCCGCCCGCCTCTCGACCTGCAATGGAAGGTCTCTGGTGGACGCTGGGTCAGCGCAGAAAGGGCATATGTCCATGCCGACAACGACTGGACCCGCTTCATGCCGGCTCTGCGCGTGCTGGAAGTGCCGGGCGACCACGACTCCATGGTGCTGGAACCCAATGTGCGCGTGATGGCCAGCCTGCTGAAGGGCTGCATCGAAGAAGCCCAACGACCCGGGACACACGCATGAACCAGCCATTGGGTCCAAGCGTGCTGACCATCGTGCTCAACTACCGCACACCCCTGCTGACGTTGCGGGCGGTGGAGGCGGCCCTGAGGGAAATGGAAGGGCTGGCCGGTGCTCTCACGATCGTCGACAACGATTCGGGAGATGGGTCGTACGAGACCCTGACGCGGGCGGTACAGGAACGCGGCTGGAGCCGGGTGCGGGTGCTGCAATCGGGTCACAACGGCGGTTACGGGGCCGGCAACAACTTTGGCATCCGCCAAGGGCTGCCCGATGGATCACCGCCCGACTACATCTACATCCTCAACTCCGACGCCTTTCCTGAGCCAGGTGCCATTCGAGTATTGGCCGAGCATCTGCAGGCCCATCCCCAGGTGGGTTTCGCCGGCAGCCGCTTGCACGGGGAAGACGGCGTCTACCACCAGACGGCGTTCCGGTTCCCGACCGTTTTCAGCGAGTTCGAGGGGGCGGCGGTGACCGGCCCCATCTCCCGCCTGCTTCGGCGCTACATCGTGGCCCTGCCGGAACCCACGGAAGCGCAGGAGGTGGACTGGATGGCCGGTGCGAGCCTGATGGTGCGCCACCGTACTTTCGAGGAGGCCGGTGGATTCGATGAGCGTTTCTTTCTCTATTTCGAAGAAACCGATCTGTGCCTGCGCGCACGTCGAGCGGGCTGGCTGTCCGTCTACCTGCCACAAAGCCGCGTCATGCACATCGGGTCGGTCTCCACCGGCATGAAGACCTGGAAGCGGATGCCCCCTTTCTGGTTCGATTCGCGCCTGTGGTACTTCACGAAGAACCACGGCGTGCTCTATGCAGCCACCGCCACGGTGGCCTACGTCGCTGGCGCGGCGATCTCAAAGGCGCGTCAGGTTGTCGGGAGCAGGGGCAACGGCCAGCCTCAGCACTTCCTTGGGGACCTGGTCTCGCACGCCCTGCGCTGCGCCTGGCACCGCCGTCTCGTCGGGCGCACCAGCGGCACATCCGTCTGACCTCTCAGTTTTCGCGATTTCCGGAGTTTTCCATGAGCAATTTTTCCTGTGTGGTGATGGGCAACGAGTCTCTGCTGATTCAGTGCGTGGAACGGCTGCTGCAAGGCGGCGACCGGGTCCACGCGGTGATCACGCGCAATCCGGACATCCGCTCCTGGGCGATGGGCCGCGACCTGCGCGTGGAAGCCCCCGGGGAGGGGCTCGCCGAACGGCTGGCCGGCGTGGGTTTCGACTGGCTGTTCAGCATCGCCAACCTCTCGGTCATTCCCCAGGCGGTGCTGGATCAGGCGGCACGCGGCGCCATCAACTTCCACGACGGCCCCCTGCCGCGCCATGCCGGCCTGAATGCGCCGGTGTGGGCGATCCTGGCGCGCGAGAAACAGCACGGTGTGACCTGGCACATGATCGAAGGCGGCATCGACGAGGGCGACATCGTCAAGCAGCAGCTGTTCGAGATGGCACCCAACGAGACCGCGCTGACCCTGAACACGCGTTGCTACGAAGCCGCCATGGAGAGCTTCTCCGAATTGCTGGTCGATCTGCACGGCCCCGGCCCGCAGCGCCAACGGCAGGACCTGAGCCAGCGCAGCTACCACGCGCGGCTGGACCGCCCTGCTGCTGCCGCCCGCATCGACCTGGCTCGGCCCGCCGACGAGGTGGTGGCCCTGGTGGGTGCGCTGGACCACGGCAGCTACTGGAACCCGATGACCTGCCCCAAACTGGTGGTGGGCGAACGGGTTCTGCTTGTGTCCGCCGCGGCCACCGAGGCCGGCTTGGCAGCGGCAGAACCGGGCGAGGTGCTGGAAGCAAGCATGGGAGGGCTGGTGGTGGGTACCGGTTCGGTGCCGGTGCGCCTCACGGGTCTGAGAGACCTCCAGGGCGTTGCCGTGTGCCCGACGACCGTGGCGAAGCCAGGGGACCGCTTGCCCCTGCTCGACGCCGACACGGCCAGGACACTCACCGAGGCCATGGCACGCGTGGTGGGCGGGGAAGCCACCTGGCGCCGCTGCCTGCAGGCGCCGGAAGGCATCGATCTGCCATTCGTGGCTTCCGCCTCGGGCCCCGCTCGCTGGCAGGCCATGTCCATGACGGCGCCCGCCAGCCTGTCGGGCGATCGCCTGCTGGCCGCGGTGGCCGCCTGGGTGGCGCGCGTCAGCGGCAAAAGCAGCTTCGACCTGGCCTTCCGCGATGCCGAGGCCCCACGGGCGAGTGGTTACCTGTCGACCTGGGTGCCGCTGCGCCTCACGGCAGCCGGCGACGCTCCCTTCTCCGCCCTCGCGGCGCAATGTGCCGAAGCCCTGGTGGCGGCCCGACGAGCACCCGCCTTTGCGCTCGATCTGGTCGCTCGCGACCCGGCGATCAAGGCGCTGACCGTGCCCCAGGTCGGGCTGGCAACGGGCGGAGAAGCAGCGGGTGTCGAGGGCACCGCGATCACGGTCCAGGTCACCGCCCCCGGCGCGCTGACCGTGTGGCACGACGAAGCCCGTTTGACCGGCGAAGCGGCATCGACCCTGGCCCAGCGCCTGCAGCGCGTGCTGGACGCCCTGGGCGATCCGGCGGCCCAGGAGACCGCGCTCGGCAGCCTGCCCGTCATGAGCCCGGACGAGCGCGAACAGGTGCTCTACGGCTGGAACGACACCCGTTGCGACTACGAACGCCAGACCTGCGTGCACCAGTTCTTCGAGCAGCAGGTGCAGCGGACACCCGATGCCACGGCGGTGGTGTTCGAAGGAGAGGCCCTGAGCTACGCGCAGCTCAACCGGCGCGCCAGCCAGGTCGCCCATCGCCTCATGTCCATGGGCGTCCTGCCCGGCACCCTGGTCGGCCTGTACACACCCCGCTCGCTGGACCTGCTGGTCGGCGCCCTGGCGATCCAGAAGGCGGGCGGCGGCTATGTGCCGCTGGACCCGGCCTACCCGCCCGACCGCATCGCCCTCTACATCGAGGACAGCGGTGCCCCGGTGATCATTGCCCAGTCCACACTGGTCGACAGCCTGCCGCCCCACCAGGCGAAGGTGCTGGTGATCGACGACGATCCGGCCATTGCGCAGCAGCCCGACACCGATCCGGCCAGCGGCGTCAGCCCGTCCGACATCGCCTACATGATCTACACCTCGGGCTCCACCGGCCGCCCCAAGGGCGTGATGGTCGAGCACCGCAATGTGGCCAATTTCTTCCGAGGCATGGACGACCGCATCCGCCACGACCCGCCCGGCG
This window harbors:
- a CDS encoding glycosyltransferase family 2 protein gives rise to the protein MLTIVLNYRTPLLTLRAVEAALREMEGLAGALTIVDNDSGDGSYETLTRAVQERGWSRVRVLQSGHNGGYGAGNNFGIRQGLPDGSPPDYIYILNSDAFPEPGAIRVLAEHLQAHPQVGFAGSRLHGEDGVYHQTAFRFPTVFSEFEGAAVTGPISRLLRRYIVALPEPTEAQEVDWMAGASLMVRHRTFEEAGGFDERFFLYFEETDLCLRARRAGWLSVYLPQSRVMHIGSVSTGMKTWKRMPPFWFDSRLWYFTKNHGVLYAATATVAYVAGAAISKARQVVGSRGNGQPQHFLGDLVSHALRCAWHRRLVGRTSGTSV